The DNA segment tCAGTCTTTCCTGCCTGAACAATGGCAGATGTTTGTTAAATCAGCAGAACACTGCTTTGGCTGTTTAGTATGGTTTTAAATGGGACCTTGTCTTTCTATGGcatctctgcacacacaccttcaaTATATTCTTATTGTTGACACActtgtattttatgtgtttatgtatatacATCCTGCATTCCAGTGATTAAATGATTTTGACCATATAATAATGTGGTTTACTAAACCATAGCTTCTTGCTTGTTGGTGCTGAATCTCTGTGGAGGCAAGTTATTGGAGAAATTGTGTAGTTGAGATAATATGTCCTGTCTGCAATCAAAAACACAGTGTGAGACGGAATGTTAATTTGAAATTTATTCTGAAAAAgtcatcatttttttattataaattattattttcaccaCTGCATCAAatcgtgtctgtgtttgcaaCAGGACGGGGAGATAGAAGGCCACCCGGTGTGGGCTGTGATCTACTACTGCCTGCGTTGTGGAGACCTGAACGCAGCCATGCAGGTGGTGAACAGAGTGCAGCATCAGCTCGGAGACTTCAAGACCTGGTTCCAGGAGTATATGAACAGCCCCGACAGACGGTGAGGACACATCGTGAAGTCTATAAACGGGTCAATAAAgttcaaattgtatttaaatcTGTTCTTTCTAATTTCCTGTTCCTCTTCAGCCTTTCCCCAACGTCAGAGAACAAGCTTCGTCTCCACTACCGCAGAGTGCTGAGGAACAGCGCTGACCCCTACAAGAGAGCCGTCTACTGCCTGATTGGGAAATGTGACATCAGCGACAACCATGGAGAGGTAGCAGACAAGACTGAAGACTACCTGTGGCTCAAGGTACAGTACTGTCTCCTTCTTTTCACTTTGCTTGATTTGAGAGGTTCCAGTTTggatttttatgttgttttcttacttGTGCATCTTTCTTGGAGTCACACGGGTTGTATTTCTTCAGTCTTTACATCCCGTGCACCATGTTTTGTCCCTGCAGTTGAACCAGGTGTGTTTTGACGATGACGGCAGCAACTCTCCTCAGGACAGACTGACCCTGCCGCAGCTAcagaaacagctgctggaggactACGGTATGACAGCGTCTCCGTCTCTGTCCGTTTCCCTGTTTCCATTCACTTTGCAGCATTACTTGTTGGGCAGTGGCAAATCAACAGCATCACTTTGCCTCCgtccttcctctgttttctttgctttccTCGTGTAATTTTGCTCCAGAGTCGTGTCTGTGCTATGGAAcccgtatccaggatatttgggATGaaagctgatttaaaaaaaaagagagagagaggctgtgttAGGTTTTACCTGGGCAATCGCTCCTGAAATCAGTGTCagtttgtttcagaaacaaccaAACATCAGATCAAATTAGCCGTAAACTCAATTATCTTCCAACTGCCCTTTTTAAAGATAAGCttccatttcaaaataaaactacccacttaaaacaaccacagaccCTCCCAACACATAAAAAGCAGAGCATGAGGGCATTAGGCGAAAGCACAGTTTTCTCCGCCGGGTGTTCTCCACAGGCCGATGCTGCTCCATTCAGATaacactgtttctctctctctctctctctctctctcagtagcAATCCCCCTctcccagtcccccccccccccccccccccccccccttcactccCTCTTCTCAATGTACAGCCTCGAGCCTCATTCTGTTTTCTCCCTGCTGCTCGGCGACCACCGTGTTCCTGCTTGTCCTCCATCTTGCTTCACAGCGGGATGTAAAGCCCGAAGCCTCTCTCTTCGCTTCTCTCGCGTACCGCTAAAGGCTCGCCAGCCTCGTCTGTTCTCAGCTTCTCCCTCCCTCGTTCGCTGCGTCTCCTCCTTTTCATCCCTCTTTTGCCTCACACCTGCATCAATgttttccctccttcctcccacGGATTTTCAGCCTCTTCTCGCATGTTCTCGCCTTTTGCGTGTGATTTGTTCTTTCGCTTTTCTTGTTTGCACACTCGGCTGCAGCGTCCtccccacacacccccacacacatacacacactcttatcTCCCCTCCTTCatcccttttcctctcttcatcgctctctcccacctcctcctccttcctcttctctcacacGCTCTCTCATTTTTTTGAACTAAAGTGCTGTAAGTCTGAGATAAGGCTATAAAATGGCTGACATGGTCCGCCCTGTTCTGCTCCCCAAACTTTCAGCCAGGAAGGGGATTAAGGattataattaaaaagtaaactTGATGACTAAGTACCTGCACCAGACAAAATACTTCTTACATGTTAGTTGCCGTAGCAACTGTCAGAAGCTGACATGTCATGTCATGAGGTTTGTTCATCAGTTTAGAAGAGGCTGGCGCAGTGCGAACTTCAGTGAGCTGCTTAATGTGGTCGCCATGTTGTTTGTCATATTGATGTCTGACACTTGAACTTGGGTTGCCAGTTTCTAAGCTACTGTACAACAACCATGGACTTAAATCCTTCTAATGCTTAATAGTAGCCGTGTAAAATACAGTCTCCTTTTTGGGGCATATCCTGATGGCTGATGGATACAGGGTTGTTAACATGGACTCGGAGAACCTTTTATTATTTGTTCTATAACTCTACTCTCTCCCCTTGTTTCCTGACACTTCTCCACTGTCACTATATCAATGTAAATTTCCAAAATCTTTTCATGTCACTTACTAATTAGATTTACAGAAAGTGGAAGTTTGGGGCATCACGACCACAATAgcacaaattaaagaaaaagttaaGAGCCGAAATCTCATTTTCATTATCATCTTTTCCCCCAAACCCTTAACTTTGTCCTCCAGAAAGGAGAGAGCGCTGTtattaattagttttttaacaGTTACACATAAAGTGTCAGACGGAAGAAATCattcaaaaggaaaaatgtgAACGTTGCTCAAAGATGAAGGAGATAAGATGTCAGTGAAATGTGTTGATTCTCATCTGGTAATAAACGTGTCTGTCCTCCTTTTGAAATTACACACAGGTCTAAGTAATAAGAGAAATACTTTCTCATGAATTTCAGTTTTCATCTaaacaaactctctctctctctcgtcttttTGTCCAACAGGAGAGTCTCACTTCTCTGCCAGCCAGCAGCCCTTCCTGTATTTCCAGGTGTTGTTCCTCACGGCTCAGTTCGAGGCGGCGGTGGCTTTCTTGTTTCGCGTTGAGAGGCTGCGGAGTCACGCCGTGCACATGGCGCTGGTGCTGTACGAACTGCGGCTGCTGCTGAAGTCATCTGGCCAAAGTGCTCAGCTGTGTGAGTGCACTCACCTTCATCCTGTACGGCATTGcagaaactggagaaaatgtttgggttttaaaaataatgtgttcATCTTTTCGTTGCGCAGTGAGTCAGGAGCCTGGGGATCCTCCCATGATACGCCGCCTCAACTTTATCCGTTTGCTCATGCTTTACACTCGCAAGTTTGAGTCCACAGATCCACGGGAAGCTCTGCAGTACTTCTACTTCTTACGGTGAATAATCCCACACACCTTCACCCAGTTAGTAAAGAAAGGCAGTATGTGCCTAATATACACAGATTGAACTATTGCTTGTATATAAtgataattgtgtgtgtttctctgcagtaaCGAGAAGGACAGCCAGGGAGAGAACATGTTCATGCGTTGCGTCAGTGAGCTTGTTATTGAGAGTCGAGAGGTGAGTGTGACTATAATAGTTTTAGTTTGTATTATATCGTAAAGGTGTCACCACAATATTTCTCTGGTaaggtttatatatatatttttgatatgATTGTGAGGATTTTGTCTCTTTTGCAGTTCGACATGCTGTTGGGGAGATTAGAGAAGGACGGCAGCAGGAAGGTAGGAAGGATTTCTCTCTATCTgaccctctcatctcctctgtggttattgtgtttctctctcctctctccttcacacttcTCCCCTGTCACTCTTTGTCTTCACTATATTTTAGGGGTGTCGGTCTGTCATGGTTAGAATTTGCAGAACAAATCTTCATTGTAGCATTAACCAGGGTTTTTGTGCAGTTTTATGCAATGTTGAAATCTCCTTGTGTGTGATTTCTCCTCTTTGCTGGAATCAAATCAAgttcctctctgctccaccaGCAGAAGTAGAGCAGTATTCTCAGTCTCAGTCTcgttctccctcctcctctttagcCGGGAGTCATAGATAAGTTTGCCGGCGACACCAGAGCGATCATCAGTAAAGTGGCTCTAGAGGCAGAGAACAAGGGCTTGTTCGAGGAGGCAGTCAGACTCTACGAACTCGCCAAGGTGagcagacattttattttatttttttgtgatcTTTGGATCTGTATTCTGCAGCAACATCCTCTCACTGTCTGTTCGTCCCCTCGTAGAATCCAGATAAGGTGCTGGAGCTGATGAACAGACTGTTGAGTCCGGTTATTGCCCAGGTCAGTGCTCCTCAGTCCAACAAGGAGAggctgaaaaacacagcagtggcCATTGCTGAGaggtaagaacacacacacacacacacacacacacacacacacacacacacacacacacacacacacacacacacacacacacacacacacacacacacgactagTATAGATCTATTCAGTGGTGTCATATAAATGCACAAACCTGAATGATTTCCTCTTTTCCATATGCAGGTATCGTTCTCAGAGCGTCTCAGGAGAGAAATCGGTTGACAGCACTTTCTACCTGCTCTTAGACCTGATGACGTTCTTTGACGAGTACCACGCAGGTCATGTGGACCGAGCCTACGACGTAAGTGTAGAGACGTCTGACAACTCATGAATCACATTTCTCAAACCCTGATTGATACATTGAGATGTTGTGTGTTGAGTACAGCTCCTCTTCTGTTCCTCCGTCAGGTGATGGAGCGTTTAAAGCTTCTTCCTCTCAGTCCGGACAGCGTGGAGGAGCGAGTCGCTGCTTTCAGGAACTTCAGTGATGAGGTGAGGAAACTTTCTCACGACacacaacttgttttttttaaatactttatctCTTTCTAAATTTTGTAAATGTCTCCAGGTGCGACACAACCTGTCAGAGGTGCTGCTGGCCACCATGAACATCCTGTACACACAGTACAAACGCCTGAAGGGGGCGCCGGCAGGCACGCCAGGACGGCCACAGAGGACCATGGAGGACAGAGACATGGTGAGAAGACACTCTCTATTTGAAGATCTTTGAATTTCATAAGAATCGTGCTTTATAAATAAGAAACTAACAAAAGCTGCAattttgaggattttttttattaggaAGACCAACATTTTTGCTCAGTGGGAAACTCTTGCTCCATTTTTGAATATTAATGCTTCAAATGTCGTCTTCTTCCTCAAACAGCAACTACGCAACCAGGCCAGAGCCCTGATCACCTTTGCTGGTATGATTCCTTACAACATGGCCGGTGACACCAACGCAAGACTGGTGCAGATGGAATTACTGATGAACtgagacgtacacacacacacacacacacacacacacacacacacacacacacacacacacacacacacacagagcagcctTCTG comes from the Hippoglossus hippoglossus isolate fHipHip1 chromosome 6, fHipHip1.pri, whole genome shotgun sequence genome and includes:
- the nup93 gene encoding nuclear pore complex protein Nup93, translating into MDAEGFGELLQQAEQLAAETEAVSELPHVERNLQEIQQAGERLRSRTLTRTSQDAADVKASILLGSRGLDIFHISQRLESLSAATTFEPLEPVKDTDIQGFLKNERDNALLSAIEESRRRTFLLAEEYHRESMLVQWEQVKQRVLHTLLGAGEDALDFSQDVEPSFVSEVTAPGRSALDSVEVAYGRQIYIFNEKIVNGHIQPNLGDLCASVAESLDDKNVSDMWLMVKQMTDVLLVPAKDTLKSRTSVEMQMAFVRQALSFLENSYKNYTMVTVFGNLHQAQLGGVPGTYQLVRSFLNIKLPGPLPGMQDGEIEGHPVWAVIYYCLRCGDLNAAMQVVNRVQHQLGDFKTWFQEYMNSPDRRLSPTSENKLRLHYRRVLRNSADPYKRAVYCLIGKCDISDNHGEVADKTEDYLWLKLNQVCFDDDGSNSPQDRLTLPQLQKQLLEDYGESHFSASQQPFLYFQVLFLTAQFEAAVAFLFRVERLRSHAVHMALVLYELRLLLKSSGQSAQLLSQEPGDPPMIRRLNFIRLLMLYTRKFESTDPREALQYFYFLRNEKDSQGENMFMRCVSELVIESREFDMLLGRLEKDGSRKPGVIDKFAGDTRAIISKVALEAENKGLFEEAVRLYELAKNPDKVLELMNRLLSPVIAQVSAPQSNKERLKNTAVAIAERYRSQSVSGEKSVDSTFYLLLDLMTFFDEYHAGHVDRAYDVMERLKLLPLSPDSVEERVAAFRNFSDEVRHNLSEVLLATMNILYTQYKRLKGAPAGTPGRPQRTMEDRDMQLRNQARALITFAGMIPYNMAGDTNARLVQMELLMN